One genomic window of Bartonella sp. HY038 includes the following:
- the rplD gene encoding 50S ribosomal protein L4, which translates to MDLNITTLEGSEAGKLNVSDLVFGLEPREDLLQRVVRWQLARRQQGTHQAQTRADVSRTGAKMYKQKGTGRARHHSARAPQFRGGGKAHGPVMRSHAHDLPKKVRALGLKHALSAKAKNNDLIIIDELAVKDAKTKVLTGLFANLGLQNALLIGGSEIDVNFSRAASNIPNVDVLPVQGINVYDILRRGKLVLSKAAVEALEERFK; encoded by the coding sequence ATGGATCTCAATATTACTACACTTGAGGGCAGCGAAGCCGGCAAGCTCAATGTATCGGATTTAGTATTCGGTCTTGAGCCACGCGAAGATCTTCTTCAGCGTGTTGTTCGTTGGCAGCTTGCTCGTCGTCAACAAGGTACTCATCAAGCGCAAACCCGCGCTGATGTTTCCCGTACTGGCGCGAAAATGTACAAACAAAAAGGTACAGGTCGCGCTCGTCACCATTCCGCTCGTGCTCCACAGTTTCGTGGCGGTGGTAAAGCGCATGGCCCAGTTATGCGTTCTCATGCTCATGATCTTCCTAAAAAGGTTCGTGCGCTTGGTTTGAAACATGCTCTTTCGGCTAAGGCAAAAAATAATGATCTTATCATTATTGACGAGCTTGCAGTTAAAGATGCAAAGACTAAAGTTTTGACCGGCTTATTTGCAAATTTAGGTCTTCAAAACGCTTTGCTCATCGGTGGATCTGAAATCGATGTTAATTTCAGCCGCGCTGCATCTAACATTCCTAATGTTGATGTGTTGCCGGTTCAGGGCATTAATGTTTATGACATTCTGCGTCGTGGTAAGCTTGTTCTTTCCAAGGCTGCAGTTGAAGCCCTTGAGGAGCGGTTTAAATGA
- the rpsJ gene encoding 30S ribosomal protein S10 codes for MNGQNIRIRLKAFDHRILDASTREIVSTAKRTGANVRGPIPLPTRIEKFTVNRSPHIDKKSREQFEMRTHKRLLDIVDPTPQTVDALMKLDLSAGVDVEIKL; via the coding sequence ATGAACGGTCAGAACATCCGCATTCGCCTTAAGGCGTTTGATCATCGGATCCTTGACGCGTCGACACGAGAGATCGTCTCGACAGCCAAGCGTACCGGCGCCAATGTACGTGGACCTATTCCTCTTCCAACACGGATCGAGAAATTCACGGTTAACCGGTCGCCACACATCGATAAGAAGAGCCGTGAGCAGTTTGAAATGCGCACCCATAAGCGTCTTCTTGATATTGTTGACCCAACTCCACAGACAGTTGATGCTCTTATGAAGCTCGATCTTTCTGCTGGTGTTGATGTCGAGATCAAGCTTTAA
- a CDS encoding 50S ribosomal protein L23, giving the protein MTDLRHYDVIVSPVITEKSNLISENNQVVFNVAPKATKPEIKAAIEALFGVKVVAVNTLVRKGKVKRFRGIVGRQSDVKKAIVTLAEGQTIDVSTGL; this is encoded by the coding sequence ATGACGGATCTTAGACACTATGACGTGATCGTCAGTCCGGTTATTACCGAGAAGTCCAACCTGATTTCAGAAAATAATCAGGTTGTATTCAACGTTGCCCCTAAGGCTACGAAACCAGAAATTAAGGCTGCAATTGAAGCGCTATTTGGCGTTAAAGTAGTAGCTGTTAATACTCTTGTCCGTAAGGGTAAGGTTAAGCGGTTCCGTGGCATTGTCGGGCGCCAGAGCGATGTCAAAAAAGCGATTGTCACATTGGCTGAAGGTCAGACAATTGACGTATCGACCGGTCTATAA
- the fusA gene encoding elongation factor G yields MAREFKIEDYRNFGIMAHIDAGKTTTTERILYYTGKSHKIGEVHDGAATMDWMEQEQERGITITSAATTTFWEGRDGKKRRFNIIDTPGHVDFTIEVERSLRVLDGAIALLDANAGVEPQTETVWRQAEKYNVPRMIFVNKMDKIGADFYRSVDMVKTRLGAKAVVMQLPVGAESEFAGVVDLIEMKALIWQNEQLGAAWDVVEIPDDLKDRAVEYREALIEAAVEVDEAAMEAYLEGKMPTNDELRSLIRRGTCAVEFHPVFCGSAFKNKGVQPLLDGVVDFLPSPLDVPAIKGIDPKTETETTRESSDEAPLSMLAFKIMNDPFVGSLTFCRIYSGKLTKGVSLENTVKGKRERIGRMLQMHSNSREDIEEAYAGDIVSLAGLKETTTGDTLCDPLKPVILERMEFPEPVIEIAIEPKTKADQEKMGLALNRLAAEDPSFRVKSDEESGQTIIAGMGELHLDILVDRMRREFKVEANIGQPQVAYRETITRAAEIDYTHKKQSGGSGQFARVKIIFEPHDGDDFIFESKIVGGAVPKEYIPGVQKGIDSVMGAGPLAGFPMLGVKATLIDGAYHDVDSSVLAFEIAARAAFREGAQKTGAQLLEPIMKVEVVTPEDYVGDVIGDLNSRRGQISGTEARGIATVVNANVPLANMFGYVNSLRSMSQGRAQYTMQFDHYEPVPAAVAQEIQKKYA; encoded by the coding sequence ATGGCCCGCGAATTTAAAATTGAAGACTATCGTAATTTTGGTATTATGGCGCATATTGATGCTGGTAAGACAACTACCACTGAGCGCATTTTGTACTATACCGGTAAGTCGCACAAAATTGGTGAAGTGCACGATGGTGCTGCGACCATGGATTGGATGGAGCAAGAGCAAGAGCGTGGTATTACCATTACTTCTGCTGCTACAACTACTTTCTGGGAAGGTCGTGATGGTAAGAAGCGTCGCTTTAATATCATTGATACGCCAGGTCACGTTGACTTTACCATTGAAGTTGAGCGCTCATTGCGTGTTCTAGATGGTGCTATTGCTCTTCTTGATGCGAATGCTGGTGTTGAGCCGCAGACTGAAACTGTTTGGCGTCAGGCTGAAAAGTACAATGTTCCTCGCATGATCTTTGTTAATAAGATGGATAAGATCGGTGCAGATTTCTATCGTTCGGTAGATATGGTAAAGACTCGTCTTGGTGCAAAGGCTGTTGTTATGCAGTTGCCTGTTGGTGCTGAGAGTGAATTTGCAGGCGTTGTTGATCTTATTGAAATGAAGGCTCTTATTTGGCAGAACGAACAGCTTGGTGCTGCTTGGGATGTGGTTGAGATTCCTGATGATCTTAAAGATCGTGCTGTTGAATATCGTGAAGCATTGATTGAAGCTGCTGTTGAAGTTGATGAAGCTGCAATGGAAGCCTATCTTGAAGGCAAGATGCCTACAAATGACGAGCTTCGTTCGCTTATTCGTCGTGGTACCTGTGCTGTTGAATTCCATCCTGTTTTCTGTGGTTCCGCCTTTAAAAATAAGGGTGTGCAACCACTTCTTGATGGTGTTGTTGATTTTCTTCCTTCACCGCTTGATGTTCCTGCGATTAAGGGTATTGATCCTAAGACTGAAACTGAAACAACTCGTGAATCTTCAGATGAAGCTCCGCTTTCTATGCTTGCTTTCAAAATCATGAATGATCCATTCGTTGGCTCTTTGACTTTCTGCCGCATTTATTCCGGTAAGTTGACCAAGGGTGTTTCTCTTGAGAATACCGTTAAAGGTAAACGTGAGCGTATTGGCCGTATGTTGCAAATGCACTCCAATTCTCGTGAAGATATCGAAGAAGCCTATGCTGGTGATATCGTATCTTTGGCTGGTCTTAAGGAAACAACAACTGGTGACACTCTTTGTGATCCATTGAAGCCTGTTATTCTTGAACGTATGGAATTCCCAGAGCCAGTTATTGAAATTGCAATTGAGCCTAAAACTAAGGCTGACCAAGAAAAGATGGGTCTTGCACTTAATCGTCTTGCAGCTGAAGATCCATCATTCCGCGTTAAGTCGGATGAAGAATCAGGTCAAACAATCATCGCTGGTATGGGTGAACTTCATCTTGATATTCTTGTTGACCGTATGCGTCGCGAGTTTAAAGTTGAAGCAAATATTGGTCAACCGCAGGTTGCATATCGTGAAACAATCACTCGTGCAGCTGAAATTGACTATACTCATAAAAAACAGTCTGGTGGTTCTGGTCAGTTTGCTCGCGTTAAGATTATTTTTGAACCTCATGATGGTGACGACTTCATCTTCGAATCAAAGATCGTTGGTGGTGCTGTTCCTAAGGAATATATTCCTGGTGTTCAAAAAGGTATTGATAGCGTCATGGGTGCAGGTCCGCTTGCTGGCTTCCCTATGCTTGGTGTTAAAGCAACACTCATTGATGGTGCTTATCACGATGTTGACTCTTCTGTTCTTGCCTTCGAAATTGCTGCTCGTGCAGCATTCCGCGAGGGTGCGCAGAAAACAGGTGCTCAGCTTCTTGAACCAATCATGAAGGTAGAAGTTGTAACTCCCGAGGATTACGTTGGTGATGTTATCGGCGATCTGAATTCCCGTCGTGGTCAGATTTCAGGTACTGAAGCTCGTGGTATTGCAACAGTTGTTAATGCAAATGTGCCATTGGCAAATATGTTCGGTTATGTTAATTCACTCCGTTCAATGAGTCAGGGTCGTGCACAATATACTATGCAGTTCGATCATTACGAGCCTGTTCCTGCAGCTGTCGCTCAGGAAATTCAAAAGAAATATGCGTAA
- the tuf gene encoding elongation factor Tu, which yields MAKSKFERNKPHVNIGTIGHVDHGKTSLTAAITKYFGEFRAYDQIDAAPEEKARGITISTAHVEYETENRHYAHVDCPGHADYVKNMITGAAQMDGAILVVSAADGPMPQTREHILLARQVGVPAIVVFLNKVDQVDDEELLELVELEVRELLSKYDFPGDEIPIVKGSALAALEDSNKTIGEDAIRLLMSEVDAYIPTPERPIDQPFLMPIEDVFSISGRGTVVTGRVERGIVKVGEEVEIIGIRPTSKTTVTGVEMFRKLLDQGLAGDNIGALLRGVDREGIERGQILAKPGSVTPHTKFQAEAYILTKEEGGRHTPFFTNYRPQFYFRTTDVTGIVTLPEGTEMVMPGDNISVNVALIVPIAMEEKLRFAIREGGRTVGAGVVAKIIE from the coding sequence ATGGCTAAGAGCAAATTTGAACGTAATAAGCCGCATGTTAATATCGGCACAATTGGTCACGTTGACCATGGTAAAACCAGTTTGACGGCTGCGATCACCAAGTATTTTGGTGAGTTTCGCGCTTATGACCAGATTGATGCTGCACCTGAAGAAAAGGCACGCGGTATCACCATTTCAACTGCACACGTAGAGTATGAGACAGAAAATCGTCACTATGCTCACGTTGACTGCCCAGGCCACGCTGACTATGTTAAGAACATGATCACCGGTGCGGCTCAGATGGATGGTGCTATTCTTGTTGTTTCTGCAGCAGATGGTCCAATGCCACAGACCCGCGAGCACATTCTTCTTGCTCGTCAGGTTGGTGTTCCTGCAATCGTGGTTTTCCTTAATAAGGTTGATCAGGTTGATGATGAAGAGCTTCTTGAGCTCGTTGAATTGGAAGTTCGTGAGCTTCTTTCAAAATATGATTTCCCAGGCGATGAAATTCCTATCGTTAAGGGTTCAGCTCTTGCAGCACTTGAAGACAGCAATAAGACCATTGGTGAAGATGCAATCCGTCTTCTCATGAGCGAAGTTGATGCTTATATTCCAACTCCAGAGCGTCCAATCGATCAGCCTTTCTTGATGCCAATTGAAGACGTGTTCTCAATTTCAGGTCGTGGTACTGTTGTAACTGGCCGTGTTGAGCGTGGTATTGTTAAGGTTGGTGAAGAAGTTGAAATCATTGGTATTCGTCCAACTTCAAAAACCACTGTTACTGGCGTTGAAATGTTCCGCAAGCTTCTTGATCAAGGTTTGGCTGGCGATAACATTGGTGCGTTGCTTCGCGGTGTTGATCGTGAAGGTATCGAGCGTGGTCAGATCTTGGCAAAGCCAGGTTCAGTAACACCTCATACAAAATTCCAAGCTGAGGCTTACATCTTGACGAAGGAAGAAGGCGGTCGCCATACTCCATTCTTCACAAATTATCGTCCTCAGTTCTATTTCCGTACGACAGACGTGACAGGTATTGTTACGCTTCCTGAAGGTACAGAAATGGTTATGCCTGGTGATAATATTTCTGTGAATGTAGCTTTGATCGTTCCAATCGCAATGGAAGAGAAGCTCCGCTTCGCTATTCGTGAAGGTGGTCGTACCGTTGGTGCGGGCGTTGTAGCGAAAATCATTGAATAA
- the rplC gene encoding 50S ribosomal protein L3, whose amino-acid sequence MRSGVIAQKLGMTRIYNDAGEHVPVTVLRMENCQVIAQRTVDKNGYTAVQLGVGLAKVKNTTQPLRGHFAKASVEPKAKLAEFRVTPENLLDVGAEITAEHFVPGQKVDVTGTSIGKGFAGVMKRHNFGGHRASHGNSITHRAHGSTGQRQDPGKVFKGKKMAGHMGQTRITTQNIEVVSTDLARGLILVRGAVPGSKGAWILVRDAVKHALPANAPKPAALRQSGNAAAEVAAPAAEGAE is encoded by the coding sequence ATGCGTTCAGGTGTAATTGCACAAAAGCTGGGCATGACCCGCATTTATAATGATGCAGGTGAGCATGTACCTGTTACTGTTCTTCGTATGGAGAATTGTCAGGTTATCGCACAGCGTACAGTCGATAAAAACGGCTATACCGCTGTCCAATTAGGTGTAGGCCTTGCTAAGGTTAAAAATACAACGCAGCCATTGCGTGGTCATTTTGCCAAAGCTTCGGTTGAACCTAAAGCAAAATTGGCAGAGTTCCGCGTAACTCCAGAAAACCTTCTGGATGTTGGTGCGGAAATTACTGCAGAACATTTCGTTCCGGGTCAAAAAGTTGACGTAACCGGTACCTCGATCGGTAAGGGTTTTGCTGGTGTTATGAAGCGCCACAATTTTGGTGGTCATCGTGCATCGCATGGTAACTCCATCACCCACCGTGCACATGGTTCTACTGGTCAGCGTCAAGATCCGGGTAAAGTTTTTAAGGGTAAGAAAATGGCTGGTCATATGGGCCAGACACGTATCACCACTCAGAATATTGAAGTTGTGTCTACAGATCTTGCTCGCGGACTTATTCTTGTTCGTGGTGCAGTTCCTGGTTCAAAGGGCGCATGGATTCTTGTTCGTGATGCCGTAAAGCATGCTCTTCCTGCTAATGCACCAAAGCCTGCAGCTCTACGCCAGTCAGGTAACGCAGCAGCTGAAGTTGCCGCACCCGCAGCTGAGGGAGCCGAATAA